A single Saccharomyces paradoxus chromosome II, complete sequence DNA region contains:
- the QDR3 gene encoding Qdr3p (Multidrug transporter of the major facilitator superfamily~similar to YBR043C) has protein sequence MQASSSQSNIGSLRSNYSDNSLPNNQVIIHGEESSSSLHSERNDYDYEKNKLETAASDSHERKDNQLSRLKDEEYVVPKSERRGLLPQLAIIPEFKDARDYPPMMKKMIVFLIAFSSMMGPMGTSIIFPAINSITTEFKTSVIMVNVSIGVYLLSLGVFPLWWSSLSELEGRRTTYITSFALLFAFNIGSALAPDINSFIVLRMLCGAASASVQSVGAGTVADLYISEDRGKNLSYYYLGPLLAPLLSPIFGSLLVNRWPWRSTQWFMVILSGCNVILLTVLLPETLRKQDSKGAIAQILAERRIQVDNSEQQEIQDDYQRGEDGADQIENQAATLSTEKHNYVGEVRDRDSLDLESHSSPDTFDGRARETQLQRIYTEASRSLYEYQLDDSGIDATTAQVTRIRSTDPKLARSIRENSLRKLQTNLEEQVKKVLSSSGGEIAPKEVSAARKVWDTFFIYFIKPLKSLHFLEYPPVALAITFSAISFSTVYFVNMTVEYKYSRPPYNFKPLYIGLLYIPNSVTYFFASIYGGRWVDMLLKRYKEKYGILAPEARISWNVVTSVISFPIALLIFGWCLDKKCHWVTPLIGTALFGYAAMMTIGATLSYLVDSLPGKGATGVALNNLIRQILAATAVFVTTPMLNGMGTGWAFTMLAFIVLGASSVLIILKKHGDYWRENYDLQKLYDKID, from the coding sequence ATGCAAGCTTCAAGTTCACAGTCGAATATAGGGTCTCTGAGGAGTAATTACTCAGACAATTCACTACCCAACAATCAGGTTATAATACACGGTGAGGaaagcagcagcagcctGCACAGCGAACGCAACGATTATGATtatgaaaagaacaaaCTGGAAACTGCGGCATCGGATAGCCATGAACGCAAGGACAACCAACTAAGTAGGCTGaaggatgaagaatatgTTGTTCCTAAGAGTGAACGCAGAGGGCTGTTACCTCAACTTGCGATTATACCAGAGTTCAAAGATGCCAGAGATTATCCaccgatgatgaagaagatgattgtctttttaattgcattttcttccatGATGGGCCCCATGGGTACATCAATCATCTTCCCAGCAATCAACTCAATCACAACGGAATTTAAAACTTCAGTGATTATGGTGAACGTTTCAATTGGTGTATACCTTTTAAGTCTCGGCGTTTTCCCATTATGGTGGTCTTCTCTATCCGAGTTAGAGGGCAGAAGAACTACTTACATCACCTCTTTTGCATTACTGTTCGCATTTAATATCGGGTCTGCTCTAGCCCCTGATATCAACTCTTTTATTGTCCTGAGAATGCTCTGTGGGGCTGCTTCTGCCAGTGTCCAAAGTGTAGGTGCTGGTACGGTCGCCGATCTATATATTAGTGAAGATAGAggtaaaaatttgagttattattatttgggTCCACTATTGGCTCCGCTTTTATCTCCAATTTTTGGGTCTCTGTTGGTGAATCGCTGGCCTTGGAGATCCACTCAATGGTTTATGGTCATTCTATCTGGATGTAATGTTATTCTTTTGACAGTGTTATTACCTGAAACATTAAGAAAGCAAGATTCCAAAGGCGCTATTGCTCAAATTTTGGCTGAAAGACGTATTCAAGTAGACAATAGCGAACAACAAGAGATACAGGATGATTATCAGAGGGGAGAAGATGGGGCAGATCAAATAGAAAACCAAGCCGCTACACTCTCTACTGAAAAACATAACTATGTTGGAGAGGTAAGGGACCGAGATTCGCTAGATTTAGAAAGTCACTCTAGCCCCGATACTTTTGATGGTCGAGCTAGGGAAACCCAATTGCAACGGATTTATACAGAGGCAAGTAGAAGCTTGTATGAATATCAGTTAGATGATAGTGGTATCGATGCAACTACGGCACAAGTTACAAGGATAAGATCAACAGATCCAAAATTAGCAAGATCTATCCGAGAAAATAGTCTGAGAAAATTACAAACCAACCTGGAAGAACAAGTCAAAAAGGTGCTATCCAGTAGTGGGGGTGAAATTGCTCCTAAAGAGGTATCAGCAGCGAGGAAGGTCTGGGAcaccttttttatttattttatcaaacCTTTAAAATCACTACACTTCCTAGAATACCCGCCTGTGGCGCTTGCAATAACATTTTCCgcaatttccttttccacAGTATACTTTGTTAATATGACGGTGGAATATAAATATTCGAGGCCTCCCTACAATTTTAAACCATTATACATTGGTCTGCTGTATATTCCAAACTCTGTAACATACTTCTTCGCTTCTATTTACGGCGGGCGTTGGGTAGACATGCTTTTAAAAAGGTACAAAGAGAAATATGGCATTCTTGCACCTGAAGCCCGTATATCATGGAATGTTGTTACATCTGTGATATCTTTCCCCATCGCGCTACTGATATTTGGCTGGTGCCTAGATAAAAAATGTCACTGGGTAACGCCACTAATTGGAACAGCGCTTTTTGGATATGCCGCTATGATGACAATTGGTGCTACCCTTTCCTACTTGGTCGATTCCCTGCCGGGAAAGGGTGCCACAGGTGTCGCATTGAATAATTTAATAAGACAAATCTTGGCCGCAACCGCAGTCTTTGTCACCACGCCCATGTTAAACGGCATGGGGACTGGATGGGCCTTCACAATGCTAGCCTTTATCGTTCTGGGTGCCAGTAGTGTACttataattttgaagaagcaTGGTGATTACTGGAGAGAGAACTACGACTTGCAAAAATTGTACGACAAAATTGATTGA